In the Chroococcidiopsis sp. SAG 2025 genome, one interval contains:
- a CDS encoding DUF981 domain-containing protein — MFIDYITLMLINMVAGLFLLAYYVYAGLDDPYQNKWIPGFGITGAIALTTGLHMTLTWTVRGSFNIAFGETSVLFGILFIGTSISLAKGWELITLAIYGFFAGLVAIVVGVRLINLGLTKQPILSGIGFILTGLAGVCAAPTLWYFKNNRLWRIIGAVGLIAAALIWALTGYMAYWSHLDTFQQWVPAPMR; from the coding sequence GTGTTTATCGATTACATCACGCTGATGTTGATTAACATGGTCGCTGGGTTGTTTTTACTGGCGTACTATGTCTATGCTGGGTTGGACGATCCCTACCAAAACAAATGGATTCCTGGGTTTGGAATTACGGGGGCGATTGCACTCACCACTGGATTGCACATGACTTTAACCTGGACTGTCAGAGGCAGTTTCAATATTGCATTTGGTGAAACGAGCGTTCTGTTTGGGATTCTGTTTATTGGTACGTCTATCAGCTTGGCGAAAGGCTGGGAGTTAATTACTCTAGCGATTTATGGCTTCTTTGCTGGGCTAGTCGCAATCGTAGTAGGCGTACGCCTGATAAATTTGGGATTGACGAAACAACCTATCCTCTCAGGCATTGGCTTTATTTTGACGGGATTAGCCGGAGTTTGTGCCGCACCAACACTCTGGTACTTCAAAAATAACCGTTTGTGGCGAATCATTGGAGCAGTCGGATTAATTGCCGCTGCATTAATTTGGGCGCTGACCGGGTATATGGCTTATTGGAGTCACTTAGATACTTTTCAGCAGTGGGTTCCAGCGCCAATGCGGTAG
- the msrB gene encoding peptide-methionine (R)-S-oxide reductase MsrB, translated as MKKRYFLHAGAAVVGTALLSRYLPWRSNDMATAKNEFEIEKTEAEWRTTLTPEQFRVLRQHGTERARTSPLDKQYGKGTYVCAGCDLPLFTSETKFDSRTGWPSFFTPIEGAIATSVDKSLFMTRVEVHCRRCGGHLGHVFDDGPKPTGKRYCMNGVAMNFIPS; from the coding sequence ATGAAAAAACGATATTTTTTACACGCTGGTGCAGCAGTAGTTGGCACGGCGTTGTTATCGCGTTATCTACCTTGGAGATCGAACGATATGGCAACGGCAAAGAATGAATTTGAGATCGAAAAAACTGAGGCAGAGTGGCGCACAACATTAACACCAGAACAGTTTCGCGTCCTGCGTCAACACGGAACCGAACGGGCTAGGACTAGTCCCTTAGATAAGCAATATGGCAAAGGTACGTATGTTTGTGCTGGTTGCGACCTACCGCTATTTACATCGGAGACTAAATTCGACAGCCGTACTGGCTGGCCTAGCTTTTTTACTCCGATTGAAGGTGCGATCGCGACATCTGTAGATAAGTCACTGTTTATGACCAGAGTTGAAGTCCATTGTCGTCGCTGTGGCGGGCATTTGGGTCATGTCTTCGATGATGGTCCCAAACCGACTGGCAAGCGTTATTGCATGAATGGTGTGGCAATGAACTTTATTCCTAGCTGA
- a CDS encoding ABC transporter ATP-binding protein, whose protein sequence is MKGLSTKNLSLAYDGTPIIHDLNLAIPSGQITALVGANGCGKSTLLRGLARLLKPRSGAVYLNSSSILQLSTKEVAQQLGILPQAPVAPEGLTVRDLVAQGRYPYQNWLQQWSLQDEKIVQQALLTTDLLDLAERSLDTLSGGQRQRAWIAMALAQDTEILLLDEPTTFLDLAHQIEVLDLLYELNHQGRTIVMVLHDLNQACRYADYLVAVKDGRIFAAGSPKLVMTEDTIQEVFDLECRVVADPVLGTPMCIPIGRKGKGNKL, encoded by the coding sequence ATGAAAGGATTGTCAACCAAAAATCTCTCTTTAGCTTACGACGGTACGCCGATTATCCATGACTTGAATTTGGCAATCCCTAGCGGACAAATTACTGCTTTAGTCGGTGCAAATGGTTGTGGTAAATCAACTTTATTACGGGGACTAGCAAGATTACTCAAACCTCGTAGCGGTGCGGTCTATCTCAATAGCAGTTCGATTTTACAACTTTCTACCAAAGAAGTTGCCCAGCAGTTGGGAATTTTACCCCAAGCTCCAGTCGCACCAGAAGGGTTAACAGTGCGAGATTTAGTAGCACAAGGGCGTTATCCTTATCAAAACTGGTTGCAACAGTGGTCGTTACAGGATGAAAAAATCGTTCAACAGGCGCTGTTGACTACAGATTTACTAGATCTTGCCGAGCGATCGCTTGACACTTTATCAGGCGGACAACGACAGCGAGCTTGGATTGCGATGGCTTTGGCGCAAGATACGGAGATTTTACTTTTGGACGAACCGACGACTTTTCTCGATTTAGCCCACCAGATAGAAGTTTTAGATTTGTTGTATGAGTTAAACCATCAGGGACGGACAATCGTGATGGTGCTGCATGACTTAAATCAGGCGTGCCGTTATGCCGATTATTTAGTAGCTGTCAAAGATGGTCGAATTTTTGCCGCTGGATCGCCAAAGCTAGTGATGACTGAAGATACAATTCAAGAGGTTTTCGATTTAGAGTGTCGTGTTGTTGCCGATCCAGTTTTAGGAACGCCAATGTGCATACCAATAGGACGTAAGGGAAAGGGAAATAAATTATAA
- a CDS encoding glycosyltransferase family 4 protein encodes MTTIAIIAGTYQPDRCGTAHYTAYLRQALAQQGVNSIVLTTQAAATAIDEPSVKGVVTDWGLPQILSLVHAVKSTAADLLHIQHAAGTYCFQRPIFLLPPLLRVFGYRKPIVTTVHEYGWWEWQPRGIPSQFLEWLKMWGQQQGWWDREDGFLLTGSDAIITTNAEAESAILKRMPNYADRLHRIAIAANITVVPIDRQQARQQLRQQFGWLSDSFVVVFFGFLHPVKGIEYLLSAFRQVVTQQPQARLLLLGGVESLALQGEAAKSYWDRLQLLVKELHLNNRVSMTGYVSGETASYYLSGADLGVLPFNHGVTLKSGSLLALMAHGLPVIATRSTPQDPDLLAENLLELIPTRNVAALTEALLKLILDKSRCDRLSATASKLSDRFTWSAIAKSHTDIYQQLLATKKQN; translated from the coding sequence ATGACTACCATCGCTATTATTGCTGGTACATATCAACCCGATCGCTGTGGTACTGCCCACTATACTGCTTACTTGAGACAAGCACTGGCACAACAGGGGGTGAATTCGATCGTACTTACAACTCAGGCTGCGGCGACAGCGATCGACGAGCCTAGCGTTAAGGGAGTCGTGACAGATTGGGGATTGCCTCAAATATTATCTCTAGTCCATGCTGTCAAATCTACTGCTGCCGATCTACTTCACATTCAACACGCAGCTGGGACGTACTGCTTTCAACGCCCGATTTTTCTCCTACCACCCCTATTACGAGTTTTTGGCTACCGAAAACCAATTGTCACCACCGTGCATGAGTATGGTTGGTGGGAATGGCAACCAAGAGGAATTCCATCTCAGTTTTTGGAATGGCTGAAAATGTGGGGACAACAGCAGGGATGGTGGGATCGAGAAGATGGTTTTTTACTCACGGGAAGCGATGCCATTATTACGACTAACGCCGAGGCAGAAAGTGCCATCCTCAAACGAATGCCAAATTATGCCGATCGCTTGCACCGAATTGCGATCGCCGCAAATATTACAGTAGTTCCGATCGATCGCCAACAGGCGCGACAGCAGCTACGACAGCAATTTGGTTGGTTGTCAGATAGTTTTGTAGTCGTCTTTTTTGGCTTTCTGCATCCTGTTAAAGGAATCGAGTATTTATTATCGGCATTTAGGCAAGTTGTGACTCAACAGCCCCAGGCGCGATTGTTATTACTGGGAGGTGTAGAAAGTTTGGCTTTACAGGGAGAAGCAGCGAAATCTTATTGGGATCGGCTGCAACTATTAGTTAAGGAACTCCATCTGAACAATCGCGTTTCGATGACGGGTTATGTCAGTGGTGAAACAGCTTCTTACTACCTCTCTGGAGCCGATCTGGGCGTGTTACCCTTCAATCATGGCGTGACGCTCAAAAGCGGCTCCTTACTAGCTTTAATGGCGCATGGTTTGCCTGTAATTGCTACTCGCAGCACTCCACAAGATCCCGATTTATTAGCTGAAAATCTGCTGGAACTCATACCAACTCGCAATGTCGCAGCACTAACTGAGGCTTTGCTCAAACTCATTTTAGATAAATCGAGATGCGATCGCCTCAGTGCTACAGCCAGTAAATTGAGCGATCGCTTTACCTGGTCTGCGATCGCCAAATCACACACCGATATTTATCAGCAATTGCTAGCAACCAAGAAACAAAATTAA
- a CDS encoding BrnA antitoxin family protein gives MNANDSSNISHTNWAALEAMTDEEIDYSDIPPLTEEFFEQATLRVPAAQAYKLIQIDPDVMAWFQSQGAEYKSLINLVLRRYIERDGD, from the coding sequence ATGAACGCAAACGATTCGAGCAATATCTCACATACTAACTGGGCAGCACTGGAGGCAATGACGGATGAGGAAATAGATTACTCTGACATTCCGCCTTTAACTGAGGAGTTTTTTGAACAAGCTACTTTGCGAGTTCCGGCTGCACAAGCCTATAAATTGATTCAGATCGATCCAGACGTTATGGCGTGGTTTCAGTCTCAAGGTGCAGAATACAAATCTCTTATCAACTTAGTGTTACGCCGTTATATAGAAAGAGACGGAGATTGA
- the bchL gene encoding ferredoxin:protochlorophyllide reductase (ATP-dependent) iron-sulfur ATP-binding protein produces the protein MKLAVYGKGGIGKSTTSCNISVALAKRGKKVLQIGCDPKHDSTFTLTGFLIPTIIDTLQSKDYHYEDVWAEDVIYKGYGGVDCVEAGGPPAGAGCGGYVVGETVKLLKELNAFDEYDVILFDVLGDVVCGGFAAPLNYADYCMIVTDNGFDALFAANRIAASVREKARTHPLRLAGLIGNRTAKRDLIDKYIESVPMPVLEVLPLIEDIRVSRVKGKTLFEMAESDPSLNYVCDYYLNVADQILARPEGVVPNDAPDRDLFALLSDFYLNPTKPPVPTPEEELDLMMV, from the coding sequence GTGAAACTTGCAGTCTACGGAAAAGGTGGCATCGGTAAATCTACAACTAGCTGTAACATTTCTGTCGCTCTTGCCAAGCGCGGTAAAAAGGTTTTACAAATCGGCTGCGATCCCAAGCACGATAGTACCTTTACCCTGACAGGATTTTTAATTCCCACCATTATCGACACGCTTCAGTCAAAAGACTATCACTACGAAGATGTCTGGGCTGAAGACGTGATTTACAAAGGATACGGCGGCGTAGATTGCGTCGAAGCAGGAGGACCACCAGCGGGTGCGGGTTGCGGTGGTTACGTTGTCGGCGAGACAGTCAAGCTGTTAAAAGAACTCAACGCCTTTGACGAATACGACGTAATTCTATTTGACGTATTGGGTGACGTGGTATGTGGTGGCTTTGCTGCCCCATTAAACTACGCTGACTACTGCATGATTGTCACCGATAACGGTTTTGATGCTTTATTTGCTGCCAACCGTATTGCTGCTTCTGTCAGGGAAAAAGCACGCACGCACCCCCTACGACTAGCAGGATTGATCGGCAATCGTACCGCTAAACGCGACCTGATCGATAAATATATCGAATCCGTACCCATGCCCGTATTAGAAGTATTGCCACTCATCGAAGATATTCGCGTCTCTCGCGTCAAAGGCAAGACTTTGTTTGAAATGGCTGAATCCGATCCTTCCCTGAATTACGTCTGCGATTACTATCTCAACGTTGCCGACCAAATTTTGGCACGTCCAGAAGGTGTTGTCCCGAATGATGCACCAGATCGCGACTTATTTGCCCTATTGTCTGATTTTTACCTCAATCCCACCAAACCACCTGTTCCAACTCCAGAAGAAGAACTAGACTTGATGATGGTTTGA
- a CDS encoding DUF5331 domain-containing protein yields MAFFTDLTASLKQKWVQFFHANHAWIAKQMEVEYVTTPDGGRRPSSNLILGVVSALEPQLAELMIPFTKLNPDLNALIDVLELNFDPEKMQSDRPHNPMGNPHPHNPDTQNSDAQMDALMGMMDDRAESELDALSTGDVPPTTMQATVQTSDEKKNFSQSDFGDIWADEQPASSNRLREGKTGDDEISRLFPEF; encoded by the coding sequence ATGGCATTTTTCACAGACTTAACGGCATCTTTAAAACAAAAGTGGGTGCAATTCTTTCATGCCAATCATGCTTGGATTGCTAAGCAAATGGAAGTAGAATACGTCACCACGCCTGATGGTGGAAGGCGACCATCTTCTAACCTCATCCTGGGAGTTGTGAGCGCGCTGGAACCGCAATTAGCGGAATTGATGATTCCTTTTACTAAACTCAATCCCGATCTCAACGCTTTGATTGACGTTCTGGAGTTAAATTTTGACCCAGAAAAGATGCAAAGCGATCGCCCGCACAATCCGATGGGAAACCCCCATCCCCATAACCCAGATACACAAAACTCAGACGCACAAATGGATGCGCTCATGGGTATGATGGACGATCGCGCCGAAAGCGAGTTGGATGCATTATCTACGGGTGATGTCCCTCCAACAACAATGCAGGCAACCGTACAAACATCTGACGAAAAAAAAAATTTTAGTCAGTCTGACTTCGGCGATATCTGGGCGGACGAACAACCAGCGAGTTCTAACCGTCTTAGAGAAGGTAAAACTGGCGACGACGAGATTTCACGTTTATTTCCTGAGTTTTGA
- a CDS encoding ferredoxin:protochlorophyllide reductase (ATP-dependent) subunit N, with protein MTLAQPEALNFECETGNYHTFCPISCVAWLYQKIEDSFFLVIGTKTCGYFLQNAMGVMIFAEPRYAMAELEEGDISAQLNDYEELKRLCEQIKRDRNPSVIVWIGTCTTEIIKMDLEGLAPKLESEIGIPIVVARANGLDYAFTQGEDTVLAAMAARCPNEAPVAETEKNERNAIQKLLHFGKKKEELAQEESEYVNHPPLVLFGSLPDPVVTQLTLELKKQGIKVSGWLPAKRYTELPVLEEGYYVVGVNPFLSRTATTLMRRRKCKLIGAPFPIGPDGTRAWVEKICSVFGITPKGLDEREAQIWANLEDYVQLIRGKSAFFMGDNLLEISLARFLIRCGMTVPEIGIPYMDKRYQAAELAMLEKTCQEMGVPLPRIVEKPDNYNQVQRIYELKPDLVITGMAHANPLEARGINTKWSVEFTFAQIHGFTNARDILELVTRPLRRNNNLKDLGWDKLVKEEAKI; from the coding sequence ATGACTTTGGCACAACCGGAAGCACTAAACTTTGAATGCGAGACTGGCAATTATCATACGTTTTGTCCGATTAGTTGCGTCGCATGGCTTTACCAGAAAATTGAAGATAGTTTCTTTTTAGTCATTGGGACGAAGACCTGCGGCTATTTCTTGCAAAATGCTATGGGGGTGATGATTTTTGCCGAACCCCGCTATGCGATGGCAGAACTAGAAGAAGGGGATATTTCTGCCCAGTTGAACGATTATGAAGAGTTAAAGCGATTGTGCGAACAGATTAAGCGCGATCGCAACCCCAGCGTAATTGTTTGGATCGGTACTTGTACCACCGAAATCATCAAAATGGACTTGGAAGGCTTAGCACCCAAGTTAGAATCCGAGATCGGTATCCCCATTGTGGTAGCGCGGGCAAACGGCTTAGACTACGCTTTTACTCAAGGGGAAGATACAGTACTGGCAGCAATGGCAGCCCGTTGTCCGAATGAAGCACCTGTAGCCGAAACTGAGAAAAACGAACGCAACGCAATTCAAAAATTGCTCCACTTTGGGAAGAAAAAAGAAGAACTTGCCCAAGAGGAATCTGAGTATGTCAATCATCCGCCACTGGTGCTATTCGGTTCTCTCCCCGATCCGGTTGTTACCCAACTTACCTTGGAATTGAAAAAACAGGGGATCAAAGTTTCTGGCTGGCTACCTGCCAAGCGTTACACCGAACTACCAGTTCTAGAAGAAGGGTATTATGTCGTTGGTGTCAACCCCTTCTTATCGCGCACGGCAACAACTTTAATGCGTCGTCGTAAGTGCAAACTCATCGGCGCACCCTTTCCAATTGGTCCCGATGGTACTCGTGCCTGGGTTGAAAAAATTTGCTCTGTATTTGGTATCACTCCCAAGGGATTAGACGAACGAGAAGCTCAAATTTGGGCAAATTTAGAAGATTACGTGCAATTGATTCGCGGTAAATCTGCCTTCTTCATGGGAGATAACTTACTCGAAATCTCTTTAGCAAGATTCCTGATCCGTTGTGGCATGACCGTGCCCGAAATCGGTATTCCATATATGGATAAACGCTACCAAGCGGCTGAATTGGCAATGCTAGAAAAAACTTGCCAAGAAATGGGCGTACCACTACCTAGAATTGTTGAGAAGCCGGACAACTACAACCAAGTCCAGCGGATTTATGAATTGAAGCCAGACTTAGTAATTACTGGCATGGCTCATGCAAACCCCCTAGAAGCACGGGGAATCAATACCAAGTGGTCTGTAGAGTTCACATTTGCGCAAATTCACGGCTTTACCAACGCCCGCGATATTCTCGAATTGGTGACTCGACCCCTACGCCGCAATAACAACCTCAAAGACTTGGGTTGGGACAAGTTAGTCAAGGAAGAAGCCAAAATTTAG
- a CDS encoding DUF4383 domain-containing protein has protein sequence MKAGQYFALIAGIIFFIIGVMGFIPGFVQEPTAASDMPGLGFTSGAGYLLGLFPINVLHNIVHLLVGILGIVASVSLGSTRLYSGGLAIFYGLLTIMGLIPATQSTLGFIPIFGHDVWLHGITAAIATYFGFIATPDLLELRTGEKAFK, from the coding sequence ATGAAGGCAGGACAGTACTTCGCCTTAATTGCTGGCATCATCTTTTTTATTATTGGTGTGATGGGATTTATTCCAGGTTTTGTTCAAGAGCCTACGGCTGCATCCGATATGCCTGGACTTGGATTCACATCTGGAGCCGGTTATCTGCTGGGATTATTCCCGATCAACGTTTTACACAATATTGTTCACCTGCTGGTGGGAATTCTCGGAATAGTTGCCTCCGTTTCGTTGGGCAGTACTCGTCTTTATAGTGGAGGACTGGCAATTTTCTACGGACTGCTAACTATAATGGGGCTAATCCCTGCTACCCAGTCAACTTTGGGCTTCATCCCAATTTTCGGGCATGATGTCTGGCTTCATGGAATTACTGCGGCGATCGCCACTTACTTTGGCTTTATTGCTACACCGGATCTATTAGAGTTACGCACGGGGGAGAAGGCGTTCAAGTAG
- a CDS encoding metal-binding protein, which produces MPSGQTHDRITLWSLPIIAGIAFGQTQSGNITLILSGAYLFSGLMFGPDLDLYSRQYQRWGYARWIWIPYQKTVKHRSLLSHGFAIGTILRLVYLAIWLSILGLFFLGIAQFVWDVGWNWQTLGEMVKRSLTHHATEWIALCLGLELGAMSHVISDWSHSTYKRQQKQKNRNLPPQRGKIVRKKETGDRRELRKLREQRKSRKS; this is translated from the coding sequence ATGCCCTCTGGTCAAACTCACGATCGCATTACTCTTTGGAGTTTACCTATCATTGCCGGGATCGCCTTCGGACAAACTCAGAGTGGCAATATTACATTAATCCTATCAGGGGCATATTTATTTAGCGGACTGATGTTTGGTCCCGACTTAGATCTCTACTCCCGACAGTACCAACGTTGGGGTTACGCGCGCTGGATTTGGATACCCTATCAAAAAACTGTCAAACATCGTTCCCTACTGTCTCACGGATTCGCGATCGGCACGATCCTGCGCCTCGTCTACCTTGCCATCTGGTTAAGTATTTTAGGACTTTTCTTTTTGGGAATTGCTCAATTCGTGTGGGATGTAGGATGGAACTGGCAAACTTTAGGGGAAATGGTAAAGCGATCGCTAACTCACCATGCCACCGAATGGATCGCGCTCTGTCTCGGACTAGAATTAGGAGCGATGAGCCACGTTATCAGCGATTGGAGCCATTCTACCTATAAACGCCAGCAGAAACAAAAAAACCGCAATCTCCCACCGCAACGTGGCAAAATAGTCAGAAAAAAGGAGACAGGAGATAGAAGAGAGCTGAGGAAGCTGAGGGAGCAAAGGAAAAGTCGTAAGTCGTAA
- the mazG gene encoding nucleoside triphosphate pyrophosphohydrolase — MTNDKIAALQDLINVVAKLRSPDGGCPWDLVQTPETLIPYVTEEAYEVVDAIRSGDKNAIADELGDLLLQVVLQAQIASESNDFSLTEVAQGIIQKLIRRHPHVFGNVTVENVEQVRQNWEEIKAVEKGESPIAAEKLTNKLLRYARTLPPLTAGMKISRKAAAVGFEWDDVEGVWEKFNEELAEFQQAIACESPARQQEELGDLLFVIINLARWYDLDPDAALQGTNQRFIQRLSQVETLAGRPLTDYSLEELENLWQRAKAQLDRSDDLP, encoded by the coding sequence ATGACAAATGACAAAATCGCCGCCCTACAAGATCTAATTAATGTAGTAGCCAAATTACGATCGCCTGATGGTGGTTGTCCTTGGGATTTAGTCCAAACACCAGAAACATTAATTCCCTACGTGACGGAAGAAGCTTATGAGGTCGTTGACGCAATTCGGAGTGGAGATAAAAATGCGATCGCAGATGAATTAGGCGATTTACTATTACAAGTCGTTCTGCAAGCTCAAATCGCTTCAGAATCAAATGATTTTAGTTTGACAGAAGTTGCTCAAGGCATTATCCAAAAACTAATTCGTCGCCATCCTCACGTCTTTGGCAATGTCACTGTAGAAAACGTCGAACAAGTGCGGCAAAATTGGGAAGAAATCAAAGCTGTTGAAAAAGGTGAATCGCCAATTGCAGCAGAAAAACTGACCAATAAACTTTTACGATATGCTCGAACACTCCCACCCCTCACCGCTGGAATGAAGATTTCACGCAAAGCTGCGGCAGTCGGTTTTGAATGGGACGATGTAGAAGGAGTCTGGGAAAAATTTAACGAAGAATTGGCAGAATTTCAACAGGCGATCGCTTGTGAATCTCCCGCAAGACAACAAGAAGAACTGGGAGATTTGCTATTTGTCATTATTAACCTGGCGCGGTGGTACGATCTCGATCCTGATGCTGCCTTACAAGGTACAAATCAGCGTTTTATTCAGCGCTTATCTCAAGTAGAAACATTGGCAGGTCGTCCCCTAACAGATTACTCTTTAGAAGAATTAGAAAATCTCTGGCAGCGTGCCAAAGCTCAGTTAGATCGGTCAGACGATTTGCCGTAA
- the crtH gene encoding carotenoid isomerase has translation MPAVLPAANPHSSPLTPHSSFDAIIIGSGIGGLVTATQLAAKGAKVLVLERYLIPGGSAGYFEREGYRFDVGASMIFGFGTQGTTNLLTKALAAVDVSLETTPDPVQVQYHLPKGLDLKVHRNYEKFLQELTAYFPHERQGIRKFYNECWKVFNCLNSMDLLSLEEPRYLTRVFFQHPLSCLGLAKYLPQNVGDVARHYIKDPQLLQFIDMECYIWSVVPADMTPMINAGMVFSDRHYGGINYPNGGVGQIALKLVEGLEKAGGKIQYEARVTNILTENGRAVGVQLASGEVYRAKRVVSNATRWDTFEKLLPAEKMPPSEQKWQQRYQKSPGFLNLHLGVKADVLSPGTECHHVLLEDWGKMEAAEGTIFVSIPTLLDPQLAPDGYHIVHTFTPSWIEDWQGLSPTQYEQKKEDAAGRVIDRLEKIFPGLDAGLDYMEVGTPRTHRRFLGRDDGTYGPIPQRKLLGLLGMPFNRTAVPGLYCVGDSTFPGQGLNAVAFSGFACAHRIAVDLGL, from the coding sequence ATGCCTGCCGTTCTACCTGCCGCTAACCCTCACTCCTCACCCCTCACTCCTCACTCCTCATTTGATGCCATCATCATCGGCTCAGGCATTGGGGGATTAGTAACAGCAACTCAACTAGCAGCCAAAGGCGCTAAAGTCCTGGTACTAGAACGCTACTTGATTCCTGGTGGTAGTGCGGGATACTTCGAGCGAGAGGGCTACCGTTTTGATGTTGGGGCATCAATGATTTTTGGCTTCGGGACGCAAGGTACGACTAACTTACTGACTAAAGCCTTAGCCGCAGTTGATGTGAGCCTGGAAACAACTCCCGATCCCGTGCAAGTTCAATATCATTTACCCAAAGGTTTAGACTTAAAAGTTCACCGCAATTATGAGAAGTTTTTGCAAGAACTGACAGCCTATTTTCCCCACGAACGCCAAGGCATCCGCAAATTTTACAACGAGTGCTGGAAAGTTTTCAACTGTCTCAACAGTATGGACTTGCTGTCGTTAGAAGAACCTCGATATTTGACGCGAGTTTTCTTCCAGCATCCTTTATCGTGTCTGGGATTGGCTAAGTATTTGCCTCAAAATGTTGGCGATGTGGCACGACACTACATTAAAGACCCGCAACTGTTGCAGTTTATTGACATGGAGTGCTACATCTGGTCGGTCGTACCTGCCGATATGACACCGATGATTAATGCAGGGATGGTGTTTTCAGACAGACACTATGGCGGAATTAATTACCCCAATGGGGGTGTGGGTCAAATTGCGCTGAAATTAGTAGAGGGGTTAGAAAAAGCTGGCGGGAAAATTCAGTATGAAGCGAGGGTGACAAATATTCTGACTGAAAACGGACGGGCTGTAGGCGTACAACTGGCATCAGGAGAAGTCTATCGTGCCAAGCGCGTTGTTTCTAATGCGACTCGTTGGGATACATTTGAAAAATTACTGCCAGCCGAGAAAATGCCTCCCTCGGAACAGAAATGGCAGCAAAGATATCAAAAATCTCCTGGTTTTCTCAATTTACACTTGGGAGTCAAAGCAGATGTGTTATCACCGGGAACGGAATGCCACCACGTTTTATTAGAAGATTGGGGCAAGATGGAGGCAGCAGAAGGAACGATTTTTGTTTCGATTCCAACTTTATTAGATCCCCAGTTAGCGCCTGATGGATATCATATCGTCCACACTTTTACTCCTAGCTGGATAGAGGATTGGCAAGGGTTATCGCCGACTCAGTACGAACAGAAGAAAGAAGATGCAGCCGGACGTGTAATCGATCGCCTCGAAAAGATTTTTCCTGGTTTAGATGCAGGTTTAGACTATATGGAGGTAGGCACGCCTCGCACCCATCGCCGCTTTTTAGGACGAGATGACGGGACGTATGGACCCATACCTCAGCGTAAGTTGTTGGGATTGTTAGGAATGCCGTTTAATCGCACTGCTGTACCTGGGTTGTATTGCGTCGGCGATAGTACATTTCCAGGGCAAGGATTGAATGCAGTCGCATTTTCAGGGTTTGCCTGCGCGCATAGAATAGCTGTCGATCTGGGATTGTAG
- the upp gene encoding uracil phosphoribosyltransferase — protein MTLQLRVYVPPHPLIQHWLGVARDADTPSVLFKSAMTELGRWLTYEAVREWLPTEELTVQTPLATCPATMINPTVPIAIVPILRAGLALLESAQTVLPIASIYHLGLVRNEETLEASCYLNKLPAQFPPGTRVLITEPMLATGGSIMMAMSELTKRGVDPALTRIISIVAAPPALQKLSVAYPGLVVYTATIDEGVNSHGFIVPGLGDAGDRTFGT, from the coding sequence ATGACATTGCAACTGCGCGTTTACGTTCCTCCCCACCCATTAATTCAGCATTGGTTGGGTGTTGCTCGCGATGCTGATACTCCTTCTGTGCTATTTAAAAGCGCAATGACAGAACTAGGACGATGGTTGACCTACGAAGCAGTACGCGAATGGTTGCCAACAGAGGAATTAACCGTGCAAACGCCTCTAGCTACTTGTCCGGCAACGATGATTAATCCTACAGTGCCGATCGCGATCGTCCCAATTTTACGAGCGGGCTTAGCATTGCTAGAGTCAGCGCAAACTGTACTACCCATAGCATCGATTTACCATCTCGGTTTGGTGCGTAATGAAGAGACGCTAGAAGCAAGTTGCTATCTGAATAAATTACCAGCTCAGTTCCCACCTGGGACGCGGGTGTTGATTACCGAACCAATGTTAGCAACGGGAGGTTCGATTATGATGGCAATGAGCGAACTAACCAAACGGGGAGTCGATCCGGCGCTAACACGAATTATTTCCATTGTTGCCGCTCCTCCAGCTTTACAAAAATTAAGTGTGGCTTATCCCGGCTTGGTTGTATATACTGCAACCATTGACGAGGGAGTGAATAGCCATGGATTTATCGTGCCAGGATTGGGAGACGCAGGCGATCGCACCTTCGGTACATAA